The genomic interval AACATTCTTGCTAAGGAAAATCTGTCCAAGgatatacaaaagtttaatttaaattcataaacaCCAATTCTCCATTGATTTCACATGATAAAATGGCATGACATCAAACTATGGTCCAATTTGCGGCTGTTGGGCTGTGCTGCCCTGGGCTGTGAAATAAAGGCAGTTAAGGGAATATTTGATAATTCATCTGTCAGCTCCTAAAAGGTTGCATTGGAGGGTTCAAATCACAACATAAAAATGGTGGGTGCAGAGGCTAGAAGTTATAATTCcattatccaaataaaaaactacataaaaaatataaacaaatatatccCTTTTAAAAGACACCAAAATACCAATGAAGCCTAAGATGATTTAACAGTTTTTTGGCCCAGGGATAAATATGGCAAACACCCAAGTTTAACAGCATTTTATTCAACTATGAAGTTTGAAATATTGTGTAAGCATTTGTTGTCTTACTACAGAGACCATTAAATTCTCATGCTGTCACTGAGGGAGCCATCcaagtattaaaaatatacagcAAAAGAGATGTTAACTTTAACGGTAAACACCTTCCTGTATGTATCATCAGAAATGATATGCAGGCACGAAAACCAGGTTCACAAAACAGAAGTTGCCACTGGTAACAAAGATTAGGTGAGATATACATGTCCTAGTTATTAGCTTGTTAGATACAATTCCAGGTAATTGTGTCTGAGCTGTGGCTAAATTAGTTAGATCCTAGCTGATTTTATCCCAATCACTCGCAACCATGATTTACTAGTATAAGTTCAGAACCTAGCCAACTCCTGGCCAGCTGTTGAAAATCACCAGGATCAGGGAAGTTGCTAGATTCCACAATGTTGATTGAGACGTGAttctatgtatataattttcagTGAGTTCAAGTTTAGAAATGCAAGATTCAAATGTTAGTAGGGTGGCATATGTAATCACTAACAAGATACATGCAGGGGGTATTTTGAGTAACAAACTGAGGCCACCAGTGCCTACTTCATGTAACCTGGAATGGAGGAAACTGATGGAGCAGTGCTGGTCAACTGAACCTGAGCAACGACCTTCCTTCACTGAAGTTGCAATCCGTCTTCGTTCCATGCTGGACGCAAGCCAAATTGTGACTCCGTAGTTAATTAACATAGCGACAACTCTCTTTCTGTATATCTATCATTTTAAGTATGCCACAAAAATGCAAATATTAATGTTCTTATATTATCACTTCTCAGTATACAACTGTAAAACTCTACCAAGCCACAGCTGACTATGACAGGTAACTTTCAATCTGGTCCTCAACTATCTTTTACATGCATGTATAAACAGCATGCAACTGCAGGGAAAAAAGAGTAAACAGAAGTTCCTTATCCATTTGATAATCTTTTTACACTTTAATGGGgacattttttaaagtaatccAGATTCTGCATCACAATAGTTTCATTCAAAAGGGACGCTAAGAGAACCATAACTTAGAGCAGTATTGGCACTAGGAAATGCATGCAGCACACTACACACTTTACACAACGACAATTGATTAGGTGCAGCACTCATTTAGCAAATTGAAACCTATATGAACGCACTATATCGCAGAGCTCATGTGTTAAAACTCAACATAAGGTTACTGCTGAATCACCTTTGCATTTCTTCAGGTCTTCACTGAAAGCTTGGTTCAGCAAGTCTCTCAATCAGACAGTTGACTAAACATTGCCGTCCATGCTTATCCAAGCTACATAAGACACATGTAACCATTGAACTTGACTTCAAAACTCTATGTAGTCCTTCAGTTTTGACCTATGAGCTCTCAGCAACACCTGCCAAACATAGTAATATTATACATTTAGTTAATCTTAATAAGTCTGGATTATCATATACAGTACAAGTTACTGATGGTTATTCGTCCAGAGACCATGCACAACTAACCAAAGGGAACATAGCAGTACACAGTACACTGAACCACTTGAGATTTCCTAGACATGCACTTCACAATGAGTACACCTCAACTTTAGAAGTTACAGAGCCTGTTTTGACAATTTATGATAACAAGACGACGAACCACCAAACAACTAAGCAACCTCATAGATAGTGATTTTGTTTGAGGGAAACAATACCTAAAAAATATTGGCAGCTATTGGTTATATCACAGAGTGTGGTAAATACCATCTGTTACATAAAGGACCATGTTGAAAGTGTCTGCAAAGATGCATCAGAATTGAAGTCTTGAACCATTCTTGATTGTCCATTATTCAGTACAACAAATGTTGTTGGTTCTCATTAGGTTTCTTCCTACCTTGTTCGGCTGAGGGTAAGAATAAGATGCATTGTACACCACAGCAATGAGGACCAGGAATAGCAAGTTAGCAACACATACATCACATGATATTCAAACCAATGCAAGTAACTAAATgagccaaatttttttcctgacAATCCTGGCACTGATAACATATTCAAATGTCAACCTTTTTAGGGGTGCCATACATGAAATTATAAATGTCTACAAGAAACTCAGTAGATATCAGCCACTAATCATGTTATTTCTATTCCTACTCTCAACTTGAGCAATTTATAATGCTCTTGAGTAACAAGTACATAGCTATCAGAAGCACTACCATTCTTCAGTCGCATGCACAGGATAGAAATCAAACAGTTACGCATATAGGATCAAGAGTCTAGGATCAATTCCTTGTATGTCGAGGAGATTTTCTAAATCCCCTGATCATCTCTATGACAAGGTTTATCTACACGCACATATTATGTGAGACGACACAATGAGTAGCATATAAAGCGTAAGCCAGTAcagtaaattttaaatggcATAAGGGATTCTAAAGTTTTAGCTCCCTCACCAACCACCCCTTATTTAATTTCCACCCAATCTTAACCCCAACAACCCTCCCATCCCCTGTCCATTCCTCATTTAATAGGGGTGTCAGTATTTTCCATTTATCCTTAATCTCTTCAAAACAACCTAGAATCCCTTATATTcatggatggagtatttgaTATTGAATGTAGTTATTCATATTAAAGTGCATTGAATATACCATCTACTCCCTCTACTCTTTTTTAGTACTTGTTTAGGACATCAACATAGTCTCCAATGCACTTGTTTTATCACAGCCTTTTCTATCATATATTgcaatatctatatataagtataaagtaaaataaaagcaTTTTTCATGATCTACCaatattattttacatatcaaatcttaacttttttcacatatagaattaaaatatttcGAGGTTTGGCTACACATTtccaaaaataacataatgGAAGCGGTATGAATTTGTATGGATGAGAAAACATGCCATAGAAATTTGTAGGATGTCCACATTGCAGAGGATTCCTAAAAGCATTTGAAATTTATCTACTTGCTGATATATCGACAGTTCAACACAACCTATTCATTAGAACTTAAGCCACACACTTTTTACTAGAATTGCTGATACATACGTTAATGCAGGAGACCTTTAATCCTAATCCTACAACAAATGTTACCTGATTAATTTGATGTTTCGCCTTGTAGGCTAGCAACTCTGCACCTGTcctgcaaatgaaaaatccCCATTCCTAATTTATGAGATAACCTTCAAAAATTAGTTGCAAAAATCCAGCTTATAAGGTCCACCAACAACTTTACTCCAAAAGTCAGCTTCAACTGGCTTGAGCTTATCGTATAAGTAGGATTTACAGATCACCTGAAGACTATCCACCTTGCGACCATAACTTGAGATTATTAGGTATGAGAAAGAAATTCGCCAAATGCTCTTAGTTAATGGTAAGTTGCATTGTGGACATCATATTTTTACCTTGTATAATTGATAAAAGCTAAGCGATTGAGAAACATTTAACAAAGAGCTCTCAGTTTATCTTCAgctcaaataaatataaataatgaaaatacTCCCACGTTATTTCTCCATATTGCAAGCAACATTAGGCATTCAGGTCATACAGACCAAAAAGGCCAATTGCATTTTCAGATTATGCCATTACCTTCTAACACTATGAAACTTGTTTCCAGCCATGTTCTCTTATGGCCCAAGTATGCCAGATGGGATTTTTACAAACCAATACAGACCAAGCAAGGTTTCAGTGTTGAAGATACAAATGCCAACTTTGTTTACTATTATACAGATAGTATGGTAATGGAACAGTTTTGGGGGTGAGGAGAAAATATAAAGTTCTATTTCATCTTAAGTTTGAATAGGTACATATCCCATATGATGTTTACGAGCATTTAATATGCAAGGACAAAATTCTACACAAACCTATTATGcacaaacaaaatcaacttagAAATGAAAGATTTCTCTGGGACACATAAACAATTTTAGTTATTACTAAGGTCCTACAAACATACCGAAGAAGGTGTCACTTATAAGTGGTACACTAACATATGAAACTGAGTCATGAGTACTCCAATTTTAGTCGCGCACAATcaatggaaaaataattttttgaactaGTAAAGTAACACATGAAAATGGACAGCTATTCAGATTAGCATCTCGAGAAGAGAAACATTAGGACCACTCAAGAAAAAGGGTTATCAGACCCAACCTTAAATACCCCAAAAGCTTTCACTGAGAAATTGCCACATGAGCTAGTTAGTACTTCATCCTTCTAGAGTTGCTTAACAGTATAGTTATAACAACAAATTCATGTCAGAACACCCCTTACAACAGAAGCTATCTCCTATTCCCCTGAACAATTAGCCCATACTATCCTAGTGCACAAAGGTAAAGGTCAAAAGTAATAAAAGGTAGGAAACTATAGAACCTAGAAGTTGTCTACAAATATTAGCTTCAAAATGGGAGGTGAACAGAGGCATCTAAGAAGATCAACTGTTTTAATCAGCACTCAGAAGTTGCATCTGACTCCTCCGGTGTTTCTGTGATCTCCTGAAGAAGTTCTTTAGAAATAGCAGCTGGGTCAAGCTCATAGCTATCTTTAGGGACATTTGGAGCTTCTTCCCCTGACATCCTATAAAAGGGCACTTGATGTGAAAACCGAAACATCTCCTCTTTGGGAATTTTCTTGATGGCATTGAGGTCCTGATTCCGCTCAAATATTGTTCGAAACCCCGTAACCTTGACCAAGGGGATGACAGAAATGCCATGATCCTCATCATAATCATCCAGTATCTCAACCACATCATAGACATGAAGAACTTTATCTGGAGTATCTTCATCCCAGTCAGAGGACCAATTCCGATACACAGCCCAGATGTTACCTTTCTgtggataaatttttataacccCACGTGGACCTTTCTCCCATTTAATCTGGTGAGAGAACATGTTGAGTACATCACAGGTTTCATATCTACAAATCCGGAAATCGCCACATGTCTTTGTGAAGCCAGAAGAAACCCAGTTCAAAGAACCAAATTCACCATTGGTCCTTGATGTGAGAAAACTGATTTTGAGCTTGAATGGCTCCAGGGAGAGAACTTTCTGAATAAATGCATAATAACGAGGCATGCCATCTTCATCGTCATATGTAGCCCAAATTTGATCGCTCTGAAAAGATTCTTCGGTGCGATCTTTATCAAAATCATGGAAATCAGGATCAGGAACATTATAAGATAAAGGGTCCCCATTTTCATCATCAGCATCTGCATCTGCGCTATCAACAGAAACATTGGTCTCTGGATCAACATGTGCATCTTGGTGTGCAGTAGAATCATCTGAAGCAAGAGTTTCATCTTCCCCACCATTTTGTTTAACCGCCTGTTTGTTGTTCTTTTTACCATTAGCAGCAGCTTGCAATGTTTTACTCTGCATCTCCTTTAGCTTGCCTTTTAAATCGGTCTTTGCCTTTTCCATCAAAATACCTCTAATATCGAACTGTGCAAAGGTCTTGAACAAGCTGATGCGAGTAGGAGGTCTGGGCATCCAACTGGATCCACCGTTAACACCTTGAAAATTGTATCCTCCACTGTTAGtagaaaatgatatatttccaCCTGGAACTCCAAAATAATTGGCCCCTGGACCTGATAGAATGGATGAAGAACCAATTCCAGCATCTTTACCAGTAGTCCTCATCCTCTTTCCATATGAGTTGCCCCCTGTTCCAAGGTTAACATTCTCTGACATATTTGATTGCCTTTTCAGAGGATTATACTTCCTCCGAAGAGCTTCTTCCCTTCTAGCTGCAGCTTGTgactcctccctctctctcctaaCTTTCTCATATGTCTGATGAACCATGTTCGCAGcttgagcagcagcagcagatgatGCAGTAGCACTAGCTGCACCAGCTGTCCTTGAGAATGGACCCCACTGGAAATTTCTACTAGCGTTTGTGTTTTGATTTGCACCACTGGTGTTTGGATCATGCACAGCATGAACACTCTCGGTAGGTGGCATCGGTACCTCTTTTGCTAGGAATGGTTCACGGCAGCTAGGGCAGAGAAGATTGTGATTTAGATACACTTTCAGGTATTCATAATTCATCTTGCATTTGTTGCATGAGGTCCAAAAGGTAGGTGGCTTTGCTGGAGGTGGAGCACAAGCAGGAGC from Oryza brachyantha chromosome 3, ObraRS2, whole genome shotgun sequence carries:
- the LOC102715926 gene encoding uncharacterized protein LOC102715926 produces the protein MECNKDEALRAKEIAERKFDSKDFQGAKKFALKAQALFPGLEGIVQMITTLDIYLASEVLIAGEKDWYSILSVQTSADDETLKKQYRKLVLQLHPDKNKSVGAEGAFKMVQEAWTVLSDKAKRALYDQNRKLMAFEQKTSQSKKASAAPGASNGFYNFAANAAASKARANKQKAGPTTSAVRQRPPPPRQAPACAPPPAKPPTFWTSCNKCKMNYEYLKVYLNHNLLCPSCREPFLAKEVPMPPTESVHAVHDPNTSGANQNTNASRNFQWGPFSRTAGAASATASSAAAAQAANMVHQTYEKVRREREESQAAARREEALRRKYNPLKRQSNMSENVNLGTGGNSYGKRMRTTGKDAGIGSSSILSGPGANYFGVPGGNISFSTNSGGYNFQGVNGGSSWMPRPPTRISLFKTFAQFDIRGILMEKAKTDLKGKLKEMQSKTLQAAANGKKNNKQAVKQNGGEDETLASDDSTAHQDAHVDPETNVSVDSADADADDENGDPLSYNVPDPDFHDFDKDRTEESFQSDQIWATYDDEDGMPRYYAFIQKVLSLEPFKLKISFLTSRTNGEFGSLNWVSSGFTKTCGDFRICRYETCDVLNMFSHQIKWEKGPRGVIKIYPQKGNIWAVYRNWSSDWDEDTPDKVLHVYDVVEILDDYDEDHGISVIPLVKVTGFRTIFERNQDLNAIKKIPKEEMFRFSHQVPFYRMSGEEAPNVPKDSYELDPAAISKELLQEITETPEESDATSEC